In Manduca sexta isolate Smith_Timp_Sample1 chromosome 23, JHU_Msex_v1.0, whole genome shotgun sequence, one DNA window encodes the following:
- the LOC115443695 gene encoding retinaldehyde-binding protein 1 isoform X1, producing the protein MPAEAETRIVLRDVTPEISQHMLTDLEKLPGVQLGDFLLQFELDEPRESVREIARTELRETPEVVKPAIEELRRLLQEDKDLRVPLDSEAWMIRFLRPCKFYPESSYDLIKRYYGFKVKHHKHYDGLIPSKETNVFNQNVLTVLPTRDQYGRRVLVLELGKKWKHNKCSLDEVFKGCVLFLEAAMLEPETQICGAVVIFDMDGLAMQQVMQFTPPFAKRIVDWLQECIPLRIKGLYIINQPYIFNMVFQIFKPFLKEKLRSRIIFMGNDRDLLHKHISPKCLPESYGGTLTIPSVTGAQWLELLLMCDREFMAINSYGYKKK; encoded by the exons ATGCCGGCGGAAGCGGAAACAAGAATCGTGCTGCGAGATGTTACACCCGaga TTTCACAACACATGCTCACGGATCTGGAGAAGTTACCAGGAGTGCAGCTTGGCGACTTCCTTCTACAGTTCGAGCTGGACGAGCCACGAGAGTCGGTTCGGGAGATAGCCAGGACGGAACTCAGAGAGACTCCAGAAGTGGTCAAACCAGCCATTGAAGAGTTAAGAAGGCTACTTCAAG AGGATAAAGATCTTCGTGTTCCTCTAGACAGCGAAGCATGGATGATTAGATTCCTAAGACCTTGCAAGTTTTATCCAGAGAGCTCTTATGATTTG ATTAAACGGTACTACGGGTTCAAAGTGAAACACCACAAACACTACGATGGATTAATACCTAGCAAGGAAACTAATGTATTCAACCAGAATGTGTTGACGGTGTTGCCAACCCGCGACCAGTACGGCCGGCGGGTACTCGTCCTAGAATTAGGCA AAAAATGGAAACACAACAAATGCTCCCTGGACGAAGTGTTCAAAGGCTGCGTGCTGTTTCTGGAGGCGGCCATGTTGGAGCCGGAGACGCAGATCTGCGGCGCCGTGGTCATTTTCGACATGGATGGCCTGGCCATGCAGCAGGTCATGCAGTTCACGCCGCCTTTCGCTAAGAGAATCGTTGATTGGTTACAG GAATGCATACCGCTCCGAATAAAAGGGTTGTATATTATCAACCAGCCCTACATATTCAATATGGTGTTCCAAATCTTCAAGCCGTTCTTGAAGGAGAAGCTCCGTTCCCGCATCATATTTATGGGCAACGATCGAGATTTACTGCATAAACACATCAGTCCGAAATGCCTGCCGGAATCTTACGGTGGGACTCTGACCATCCCTAGCGTGACGGGAGCGCAGTGGTTGGAACTGCTGCTCATGTGTGATCGGGAATTTATGG ctATCAACTCTTATGGATACAAGAAGAAGTGA
- the LOC115443695 gene encoding alpha-tocopherol transfer protein-like isoform X2, translating to MGKLSQHMLTDLEKLPGVQLGDFLLQFELDEPRESVREIARTELRETPEVVKPAIEELRRLLQEDKDLRVPLDSEAWMIRFLRPCKFYPESSYDLIKRYYGFKVKHHKHYDGLIPSKETNVFNQNVLTVLPTRDQYGRRVLVLELGKKWKHNKCSLDEVFKGCVLFLEAAMLEPETQICGAVVIFDMDGLAMQQVMQFTPPFAKRIVDWLQECIPLRIKGLYIINQPYIFNMVFQIFKPFLKEKLRSRIIFMGNDRDLLHKHISPKCLPESYGGTLTIPSVTGAQWLELLLMCDREFMAINSYGYKKK from the exons atgggGAAAC TTTCACAACACATGCTCACGGATCTGGAGAAGTTACCAGGAGTGCAGCTTGGCGACTTCCTTCTACAGTTCGAGCTGGACGAGCCACGAGAGTCGGTTCGGGAGATAGCCAGGACGGAACTCAGAGAGACTCCAGAAGTGGTCAAACCAGCCATTGAAGAGTTAAGAAGGCTACTTCAAG AGGATAAAGATCTTCGTGTTCCTCTAGACAGCGAAGCATGGATGATTAGATTCCTAAGACCTTGCAAGTTTTATCCAGAGAGCTCTTATGATTTG ATTAAACGGTACTACGGGTTCAAAGTGAAACACCACAAACACTACGATGGATTAATACCTAGCAAGGAAACTAATGTATTCAACCAGAATGTGTTGACGGTGTTGCCAACCCGCGACCAGTACGGCCGGCGGGTACTCGTCCTAGAATTAGGCA AAAAATGGAAACACAACAAATGCTCCCTGGACGAAGTGTTCAAAGGCTGCGTGCTGTTTCTGGAGGCGGCCATGTTGGAGCCGGAGACGCAGATCTGCGGCGCCGTGGTCATTTTCGACATGGATGGCCTGGCCATGCAGCAGGTCATGCAGTTCACGCCGCCTTTCGCTAAGAGAATCGTTGATTGGTTACAG GAATGCATACCGCTCCGAATAAAAGGGTTGTATATTATCAACCAGCCCTACATATTCAATATGGTGTTCCAAATCTTCAAGCCGTTCTTGAAGGAGAAGCTCCGTTCCCGCATCATATTTATGGGCAACGATCGAGATTTACTGCATAAACACATCAGTCCGAAATGCCTGCCGGAATCTTACGGTGGGACTCTGACCATCCCTAGCGTGACGGGAGCGCAGTGGTTGGAACTGCTGCTCATGTGTGATCGGGAATTTATGG ctATCAACTCTTATGGATACAAGAAGAAGTGA
- the LOC115443695 gene encoding alpha-tocopherol transfer protein-like isoform X3 — protein sequence MLTDLEKLPGVQLGDFLLQFELDEPRESVREIARTELRETPEVVKPAIEELRRLLQEDKDLRVPLDSEAWMIRFLRPCKFYPESSYDLIKRYYGFKVKHHKHYDGLIPSKETNVFNQNVLTVLPTRDQYGRRVLVLELGKKWKHNKCSLDEVFKGCVLFLEAAMLEPETQICGAVVIFDMDGLAMQQVMQFTPPFAKRIVDWLQECIPLRIKGLYIINQPYIFNMVFQIFKPFLKEKLRSRIIFMGNDRDLLHKHISPKCLPESYGGTLTIPSVTGAQWLELLLMCDREFMAINSYGYKKK from the exons ATGCTCACGGATCTGGAGAAGTTACCAGGAGTGCAGCTTGGCGACTTCCTTCTACAGTTCGAGCTGGACGAGCCACGAGAGTCGGTTCGGGAGATAGCCAGGACGGAACTCAGAGAGACTCCAGAAGTGGTCAAACCAGCCATTGAAGAGTTAAGAAGGCTACTTCAAG AGGATAAAGATCTTCGTGTTCCTCTAGACAGCGAAGCATGGATGATTAGATTCCTAAGACCTTGCAAGTTTTATCCAGAGAGCTCTTATGATTTG ATTAAACGGTACTACGGGTTCAAAGTGAAACACCACAAACACTACGATGGATTAATACCTAGCAAGGAAACTAATGTATTCAACCAGAATGTGTTGACGGTGTTGCCAACCCGCGACCAGTACGGCCGGCGGGTACTCGTCCTAGAATTAGGCA AAAAATGGAAACACAACAAATGCTCCCTGGACGAAGTGTTCAAAGGCTGCGTGCTGTTTCTGGAGGCGGCCATGTTGGAGCCGGAGACGCAGATCTGCGGCGCCGTGGTCATTTTCGACATGGATGGCCTGGCCATGCAGCAGGTCATGCAGTTCACGCCGCCTTTCGCTAAGAGAATCGTTGATTGGTTACAG GAATGCATACCGCTCCGAATAAAAGGGTTGTATATTATCAACCAGCCCTACATATTCAATATGGTGTTCCAAATCTTCAAGCCGTTCTTGAAGGAGAAGCTCCGTTCCCGCATCATATTTATGGGCAACGATCGAGATTTACTGCATAAACACATCAGTCCGAAATGCCTGCCGGAATCTTACGGTGGGACTCTGACCATCCCTAGCGTGACGGGAGCGCAGTGGTTGGAACTGCTGCTCATGTGTGATCGGGAATTTATGG ctATCAACTCTTATGGATACAAGAAGAAGTGA